In Candida orthopsilosis Co 90-125, chromosome 6 draft sequence, the following are encoded in one genomic region:
- a CDS encoding Dna2 protein (protein similar to S. cerevisiae Dna2p, which is a DNA replication factor involved in DNA repair), whose protein sequence is MTRNKNYEEQQEPNNANMKSNSNDTESIKPLKRPKKQSYFFKPVNKLTSEAENHTQMIKPIDTNTLRSQIQPVREADGYAHISEYSPKRKAKKHIEVQVATDNSDDSFDGVRWRDSPDSKSNHREESKLNALKQGVQYSSSPLKSIKHVKTESAGGTTEVLSKYGADFYNVASISPKLSKTHSDLSNRVSKFKNESTRVSALQRTKSTGVESVDKSSYSGLVQGTLSSWISKLNSGDTKDETPKSFNIKSSPTGKTYDETLQSNDPFSEDEEILKMLSQHEIFLANQDPSGDKRSSVDSSPSKSKQYIKSEDLKSSPKADISEDPFSDETDPELVNLLNGGDIKNSVFTKSFKEGMEKFEKLLIRKGECVEKEEEFTDIAYGRSMLRRFKILSCTEQVYGVNGTKQNILEVTNADKQKSRLILRGEYCELDFSVNDIIHVINTDERNPNLIDDTHNLLVLNPDILITATKIAQQVNCPRKTVLVSRYKFPGTTSIPIIVGEMVHYIFQECMVAETWDLQFMREIFNDLKEQYLLTLCTIDKGMEDVDQEVEKHLPYLQEWFESYYKKDSKSRPKIDDSSERDQISFAVDDILDIEEEIRSPVFGLKGMIDATIIANLSNKAVNGKYLLPMEIKTGREHISHSAQASLYALLFKDRYDMDIDSFILVYTREGVTKRCQIRVSDLRSLINLRNRVSQHLRSGRTLPDILRRSSCERCEVVAGCMTINYLSEDGTKENSGIDEDDYELMTYHLANLKYKEYFRYWDTLISKEENIMSKSLKHLWTLPNSLREEHGTSLNNLRIIDSNEDESSIFYIASAHGDKSQAKQFLYTFAKDQADASFNMLSSKLTINDRVLISDEEGHFAIATGVIKSILPSKITLSTRRRIVTYDMKMKTFNQKNNQIMESLIHGRGKPQASGNKRFIIDKDEMFYGMGLARYNVLRIFLPDSSAELRDLLVDLKAPKFSNNNEPYTLESEFNHCQTMALNKVFSAENYALILGMPGTGKSTIIVEMVRRIVEEGKTVLLTSYTNSAVDNILLKIVEKMGDNKKFKFLRIGYPLRVHKSLHKYIPDYAEPIKSRSQYRETYELPNIVATTCLGITDSCFNLRQEFDYCIVDEASQITVPINLGPISLAKKFILVGDHYQLPPLVLHQNAEVKYGLSQSLFKILAEAHPPAVSELTEQYRMCEDIMQVSNILVYENKLKCGSPSVANQCMDVPYPEAVTSFFLPEVPKRHQWMDLVFDKHRKVLFLDHDTVPAYETVFGEAVRNSREATLIQQIVKAFVTAGVDESQIGVMSFYRSQLELLKRNLSSRTDLEILTADQYQGRDKQCIIISLVRSNNEKNAGDLLKEWRRLNVAVTRAKSKLVILGSRSTLSTNDTTKTFIDFLESKGWYYSLPKDADMIYDLPQSENSSPIQKRLQKARVSKNNPVIRNIIDDITK, encoded by the coding sequence ATGACACGAAATAAGAACTATGAAGAACAACAGGAACCAAATAATGCTAAtatgaaatcaaattctAATGACACAGAGTCCATAAAGCCTCTCAAAAGGCCGAAAAAGCAGTCgtattttttcaaaccTGTGAACAAACTAACATCAGAAGCAGAAAATCATACTCAAATGATCAAGCCGATAGATACAAACACACTACGATCTCAAATTCAACCTGTCAGAGAAGCCGATGGTTATGCACATATCTCAGAGTATAGTCCTAAGCGTAAAGCTAAAAAACACATTGAAGTGCAAGTCGCCACTGATAATTCCGATGATAGTTTTGATGGAGTACGTTGGAGAGATAGTCCTGATTCAAAATCGAACCATCGTGAGGAGAGCAAACTAAATGCTTTAAAGCAAGGAGTACAATACTCTTCATCCCCTTTGAAAAGCATTAAGCATGTGAAAACAGAATCGGCAGGTGGGACTACTGAAGTGCTATCAAAGTATGGAGCAGATTTCTATAATGTCGCATCAATTTCACCCAAATTATCAAAGACGCATTCTGACTTGAGCAACCGAGTTAGCAAGTTCAAGAATGAGTCTACGAGGGTATCTGCTTTACAAAGAACAAAGTCAACCGGTGTTGAAAGTGTGGACAAAAGTCTGTATTCTGGATTAGTTCAAGGAACGTTGAGTAGTTGGATTAGCAAGCTAAATAGTGGTGACACCAAAGATGAAACACctaaatctttcaacattaAGCTGTCACCAACAGGAAAAACCTATGATGAAACACTACAATCGAATGATCCCTTTTccgaagatgaagaaattttgaaaatgttatCACAacatgaaatttttttggcAAATCAGGACCCTTCTGGGGATAAGCGCTCAAGTGTTGACTCATCGCCTTCAAAGAGCAAACAGTACATCAAATCCGAGGACTTGAAATCCTCTCCAAAGGCTGACATTTCAGAAGACCCATTCTCAGATGAAACAGACCCCGAGTTGGTGAATCTTTTGAATGGTGGAGACATAAAGAACTCTGTCTTTACAAAGTCGTTCAAAGAGGGTATGGAAAAATTTGAGAAACTTTTGATAAGGAAAGGCGAATGCGtcgaaaaagaagaggagtTCACTGATATTGCTTACGGAAGGTCGATGTTACGAAGGTTCAAAATTCTCAGTTGCACAGAGCAGGTGTACGGAGTCAACGGTACTAAGCAAAACATACTAGAAGTTACCAATGCTGATAAGCAAAAGTCTAGACTCATTCTAAGAGGAGAGTATTGTGAGCTCGATTTTCTGGTAAATGATATAATTCATGTTATAAACACTGATGAAAGAAACCcaaacttgattgatgataCACATAATTTGCTTGTCTTGAATCCCGACATCTTAATTACGGCCACGAAGATTGCACAGCAAGTGAACTGTCCTCGAAAGACTGTTTTGGTATCACGATACAAATTCCCTGGAACAACTTCCATTCCTATAATTGTCGGAGAGATGGTGCACTACATATTTCAAGAGTGTATGGTGGCTGAGACATGGGATCTTCAATTTATGCGTGAGATatttaatgatttgaaagaacAATATTTGTTAACCTTATGCACTATTGACAAAGGCATGGAAGATGTTGACCAAGAGGTTGAAAAACATCTACCGTATTTGCAAGAGTGGTTTGAAAGTTATTACAAAAAAGACTCAAAATCAAGACcaaagattgatgattctCTGGAACGAGATCAGATTTCGTTCGCCGTCGATGATATATTAGAtatagaagaagaaataaGATCTCCTGTTTTTGGATTGAAAGGTATGATAGATGCCACCATCATTGCTAACCTACTGAACAAGGCTGTAAATGGGAAATACCTATTACCGATGGAGATCAAAACCGGTCGAGAACACATAAGTCACAGTGCTCAAGCATCTTTGTACGCCCTTCTTTTCAAGGATCGGTATGACATGGATATAGACTCGTTTATCCTTGTGTACACAAGGGAAGGTGTCACCAAGAGGTGTCAAATACGTGTTTCAGATTTGCGCTCATTGATTAATTTGAGGAATCGTGTTTCTCAGCACCTTAGATCTGGTCGTACATTACCTGATATTTTGAGGCGCTCAAGTTGCGAAAGATGTGAGGTTGTTGCTGGCTGCATGACTATTAATTATTTGTCTGAGGATGGTACCAAGGAAAACTCaggtattgatgaagatgattacGAATTGATGACTTATCATTTAGCAAACTTAAAATATAAAGAGTACTTCAGATATTGGGATACACTAATTTCGAAAGAAGAGAATATCATGAGCAAATCGCTTAAACATTTGTGGACTTTACCTAACCTGCTACGTGAAGAACACGGAACAAGCTTGAATAATTTGAGGATCATTGATTCCAATGAGGATGAAAGTCTGATATTTTACATTGCCAGTGCCCATGGAGACAAATCCCAAGCAAAGCAATTTTTGTACACTTTTGCAAAAGACCAAGCTGATGCATCTTTCAATATGTTGTCTTCAAAACTTACTATCAATGACAGGGTTTTGATTAGCGACGAGGAGGGGCACTTTGCTATTGCTACGGGtgtaatcaaatcaatattaCCTTCAAAGATCACATTGAGCACTAGACGAAGAATAGTCACATACGatatgaaaatgaaaaccttcaatcaaaaaaacaatcaaatcatgGAGAGTTTAATCCACGGACGTGGGAAACCTCAAGCATCAGGAAACAAAAGGTTCATCATCGATAAGGATGAGATGTTTTATGGCATGGGTCTAGCTCGATACAACGTCTTGAGGATATTTTTGCCTGATTCGCTGGCGGAACTTCGTGATTTACTAGTTGACTTGAAAGCTCCAAAGTTCTCGAATAACAATGAACCGTACACACTCGAATCTGAGTTCAATCACTGTCAAACGATGGCCCTAAATAAAGTCTTTTCTGCGGAAAACTATGCACTTATTCTTGGTATGCCTGGGACAGGAAAAAGTACCATCATTGTGGAAATGGTACGAAGAATTGTGGAAGAGGGGAAAACTGTCTTGCTTACATCTTACACAAATTCAGCTGTTGATaacattcttttgaaaatcgtGGAGAAGATGGGTGataacaaaaaattcaagttTTTAAGAATAGGGTATCCCCTACGAGTTCACAAGTCGCTACACAAATATATTCCTGATTATGCTGAACCCATCAAATCACGTTCTCAATACAGGGAAACCTATGAATTACCGAATATTGTGGCAACCACCTGTTTGGGAATCACTGActcttgtttcaatttgcGACAAGAGTTTGATTACTGTATAGTCGACGAGGCTTCGCAAATCACCGtaccaatcaatttggGACCAATAAGTCTTGCTAAAAAGTTCATATTAGTGGGGGATCACTATCAGTTGCCTCCCTTGGTTCTCCATCAAAATGCTGAAGTTAAATACGGGCTATCGCAATCTTTATTCAAGATACTTGCAGAAGCACATCCCCCAGCAGTGAGTGAATTAACAGAGCAGTACAGAATGTGTGAGGACATAATGCAAGTTTCCAATATTTTAGTCtatgaaaataaattgaagtGTGGATCACCATCAGTTGCCAATCAATGTATGGATGTCCCTTATCCGGAGGCAGTTACCAGTTTCTTTTTGCCGGAGGTGCCAAAAAGACACCAATGGATGGATCTTGTGTTTGATAAACATCGAAAAGTATTGTTTCTTGATCATGATACCGTGCCAGCATATGAAACTGTCTTTGGGGAAGCCGTACGTAACTCAAGAGAAGCAACTTTGATCCAGCAAATTGTCAAGGCATTTGTCACCGCTGGTGTGGATGAGTCTCAAATAGGTGTGATGTCCTTTTACCGCTCTCAACTTGAACTTTTGAAACGAAATTTGTCATCAAGAACAGACTTAGAGATACTTACTGCAGACCAGTATCAAGGCAGAGATAAACAATGCATCATTATCTCTTTGGTACGTTCCAACAACGAGAAAAATGCTGGTGATCTTCTAAAAGAGTGGCGACGTCTAAATGTGGCAGTGACTAGAGCTAAATCCAAGTTGGTAATTCTTGGGTCACGGTCCACTTTATCTACAAACGACACTACGAAAACCTTTATTGACTTTTTGGAGCTGAAAGGTTGGTATTACTCACTACCTAAAGACGCTGATATGATATACGATTTACCACAATCGGAGAATAGCTCCCCAATACAGAAAAGATTGCAAAAAGCTCGTGTTAGCAAAAATAATCCTGTTATTAGAaatattattgatgatattacTAAATAG
- a CDS encoding Nop5 protein (protein similar to S. cerevisiae Nop5p protein small nucleolar ribonucleoprotein complex), with the protein MAYVLTETAAGYALLKASDKKIHKSSSLIEDLNSLQKVADQFKVHRFEKFQSAANALEEANSIMEGKVSDSLKKLLEDAKSDKKATLIVSETKLGNSINKLGLNFQVVSDAASLDLHRAIKEFLPELLPGLDNSALNQMSLGLAHSIGRHKLKFSADKVDTMIIQAIALLDDLDKELNTYAMRCKEWYGWHFPELAKIVTDSVAFARIILTMGVRSNAAETELSEILPEEIEEQVKTAAEVSMGTEITENDLENIKALAEQIVDFAAYREQLSNYLSSRMRAIAPNLTAMVGELVGARLIAHAGSLTSLAKAPASTVQILGAEKALFRALKTKHDTPKYGIIYHASLVGQASGKNKGRIARVLAAKAAISLRYDCFDEERDDSENFGLENRAKVEGRLSQLEGRDMRTTSKVSRQQPKIDITEARAYNADADAPVSAAQDSDDESETEEVDEKVEAKEKKSKKEKRSC; encoded by the coding sequence ATGGCTTACGTTTTAACGGAAACAGCAGCAGGTTATGCGCTTTTGAAGGCTTCTGATAAGAAGATACacaaatcttcttctttgattgAAGACTTGAACTCTTTGCAAAAAGTTGCAGACCAATTCAAAGTCCATCGTTTTGAAAAGTTCCAAAGTGCAGCAAATGCCTTAGAAGAAGCCAACTCCATTATGGAGGGAAAAGTTTCTGACAGcttgaagaaattgttaGAAGATGCCAAATCAGACAAGAAAGCTACTTTGATAGTATCCGAAACAAAATTGGGTAATTCCATCAATAAATTGGGGTTAAACTTCCAAGTTGTGTCCGATGCAGCCTCATTGGATTTACACAGAGCAATCAAGGAATTCTTACCAGAATTATTGCCGGGATTGGATAACTCAGCCCTCAACCAGATGTCATTGGGTTTAGCACACTCTATTGGTCGTCATAAGCTTAAGTTCTCAGCAGACAAAGTTGACACTATGATTATACAAGCTATTGCATTATTGGACGATTTGGATAAAGAGTTGAACACATACGCTATGAGATGTAAGGAATGGTACGGATGGCATTTCCCAGAATTGGCAAAAATTGTCACAGACTCAGTTGCATTTGCTAGAATCATTTTGACCATGGGTGTTAGATCCAATGCTGCTGAAACAGAATTGTCTGAAATTTTACCtgaggaaattgaagaacaagTCAAAACAGCCGCCGAAGTTTCTATGGGTACTGAAATCACAGAAAATGATTTGGAGAATATTAAGGCATTGGCCGagcaaattgttgattttgctgCATACAGAGAacaattatcaaattattTAAGCTCGAGAATGAGAGCCATTGCACCAAACTTGACTGCCATGGTTGGGGAATTAGTTGGTGCTAGATTAATTGCACATGCCGGATCCTTGACCTCATTGGCTAAAGCTCCAGCATCTACTGTACAAATTTTGGGAGCAGAGAAAGCCTTGTTCAGAGCATTAAAGACTAAACACGATACACCAAAGTACGGTATAATATATCATGCCTCATTGGTCGGCCAAGCTAGTGGTAAAAACAAAGGAAGAATTGCCAGAGTTTTGGCTGCTAAAGCTGCTATTTCTTTGAGATACGATTGCTTCGATGAAGAAAGAGATGACTCTGAGAATTTTGGTTTGGAAAACAGAGCCAAGGTCGAAGGAAGGTTGAGTCAATTGGAAGGAAGGGATATGAGAACTACTTCTAAGGTTAGCAGACAGCAACCAAAGATTGATATTACCGAAGCCAGGGCATATAATGCCGATGCCGATGCACCAGTAAGCGCTGCCCAAGActctgatgatgaatctGAAACAGaggaagttgatgaaaaagttgaggcaaaagagaagaaatcaaagaaagaaaagcGAAGTTGTtaa